Proteins from a single region of Theobroma cacao cultivar B97-61/B2 chromosome 10, Criollo_cocoa_genome_V2, whole genome shotgun sequence:
- the LOC18586673 gene encoding methyltransferase-like protein 13 isoform X2 has translation MALDISIFETIHPSRFLSFTIPNPDPSLSSPLIRIAILDSPLHPSTPSSSSLSAPNVAAMFVPKHRESDWLFSTESGHLQLLLSSPNIQRLILIGQQAIVDDPNSPSIYRRPIDSDCLNNLEMALKPLVIALSPKDYFKYGNLEVPILSYEDNVISSVVLEKCVGNFVGEMIVEDVEIESTNQKREFRRRLRFKRMPNLVQTEIRIVPRTVYCLDSVEIGGNDNVEFSPDLGVLVHVYLVPMVASLALVGSWMDERFQLGFRPKALCLGVGGGALVGFLKTQLDFQVVGVEADEEVLRVAQKYFGLEDGDFIQICVRDGMELMEKLARGDSYCEGAAHIDPQFDVIMVDLDSSDLSNGVSAPPLEFVRKDVLLAARSLLCESGIFVINVIPPSRLFYERSIYGIHEENLRCNVYWKQ, from the exons atggcCCTAGACATCTCCATTTTCGAAACCATACACCCCTCCCGCTTCCTCTCCTTCACCATCCCCAACCCTGatccttctctttcttctccacTCATCCGAATAGCCATCCTCGACTCTCCTCTCCACCCGTCCACCCCCTCCTCTTCCTCCCTTTCTGCTCCAAATGTCGCCGCCATGTTCGTCCCCAAACACCGCGAGTCCGACTGGCTCTTCTCCACCGAGTCCGGCCACCTGCAACTCCTCCTCTCCTCCCCCAACATCCAACGCCTCATATTAATCGGACAGCAAGCCATCGTGGACGACCCTAATTCACCTTCCATCTACCGTCGTCCCATCGATTCCGATTGTTTAAACAACCTCGAAATGGCGCTTAAGCCACTGGTAATTGCTTTGTCTCCTAAAGATTACTTTAAATATGGAAATTTGGAAGTACCAATCTTGAGTTATGAAGATAATGTTATTTCTAGCGTAGTTTTAGAGAAATGTGTTGGGAACTTTGTCGGTGAAATGATTGTTGAAGATGTTGAGATAGAAAGTACTAATCAAAAAAGGGAATTTCGGAGGAGATTGAGGTTTAAAAGGATGCCTAATTTGGTTCAGACGGAGATTCGAATTGTGCCCAGGACGGTTTATTGTTTGGATTCAGTAGAAATAGGAGGGAATGATAATGTAGAGTTTAGCCCTGATTTGGGGGTTTTGGTGCATGTTTATTTGGTGCCAATGGTGGCTAGTCTTGCTTTGGTTGGCTCATGGATGGATGAGCGTTTTCAGCTTGGATTTAGGCCGAAAGCTTTGTGTCTTGGGGTTGGAGGTGGTGCTCTGGTTGGGTTTTTGAAAACACAATTGGATTTTCAGGTTGTTGGTGTTGAGGCTGATGAGGAGGTGTTGAGGGTTGCACAAAAGTATTTTGGATTGGAGGATGGGGATTTTATTCAGATTTGTGTCAGAGATGGTATGGAACTTATGGAGAAACTTGCTCGTGGAGATAGTTATTGCGAAGGAGCTGCTCATATTGATCCTcaatttgatgttattatggTTGATTTGGATTCTAGTGATCTGAGCAATGGTGTTAGTGCTCCCCCCTTGGAATTTGTTAGGAAGGACGTTCTTTTGGCTGCTAGATCACTTCTTTGTGAATCTggaatttttgttattaatgTGATCCCTCCAAGTAGGTTGTTTTATGAGAG GAGCATATATGGAATCCATGAAGAGAATTTGAGGTGCAATGTCTACTGGAAACAATGA
- the LOC18586673 gene encoding methyltransferase-like protein 13 isoform X1, whose protein sequence is MALDISIFETIHPSRFLSFTIPNPDPSLSSPLIRIAILDSPLHPSTPSSSSLSAPNVAAMFVPKHRESDWLFSTESGHLQLLLSSPNIQRLILIGQQAIVDDPNSPSIYRRPIDSDCLNNLEMALKPLVIALSPKDYFKYGNLEVPILSYEDNVISSVVLEKCVGNFVGEMIVEDVEIESTNQKREFRRRLRFKRMPNLVQTEIRIVPRTVYCLDSVEIGGNDNVEFSPDLGVLVHVYLVPMVASLALVGSWMDERFQLGFRPKALCLGVGGGALVGFLKTQLDFQVVGVEADEEVLRVAQKYFGLEDGDFIQICVRDGMELMEKLARGDSYCEGAAHIDPQFDVIMVDLDSSDLSNGVSAPPLEFVRKDVLLAARSLLCESGIFVINVIPPSRLFYERLVHDFQEVFPELYEIDVGNGENFVLIAKTLPTASSISDCENNFLKKLRLAISGAYMESMKRI, encoded by the coding sequence atggcCCTAGACATCTCCATTTTCGAAACCATACACCCCTCCCGCTTCCTCTCCTTCACCATCCCCAACCCTGatccttctctttcttctccacTCATCCGAATAGCCATCCTCGACTCTCCTCTCCACCCGTCCACCCCCTCCTCTTCCTCCCTTTCTGCTCCAAATGTCGCCGCCATGTTCGTCCCCAAACACCGCGAGTCCGACTGGCTCTTCTCCACCGAGTCCGGCCACCTGCAACTCCTCCTCTCCTCCCCCAACATCCAACGCCTCATATTAATCGGACAGCAAGCCATCGTGGACGACCCTAATTCACCTTCCATCTACCGTCGTCCCATCGATTCCGATTGTTTAAACAACCTCGAAATGGCGCTTAAGCCACTGGTAATTGCTTTGTCTCCTAAAGATTACTTTAAATATGGAAATTTGGAAGTACCAATCTTGAGTTATGAAGATAATGTTATTTCTAGCGTAGTTTTAGAGAAATGTGTTGGGAACTTTGTCGGTGAAATGATTGTTGAAGATGTTGAGATAGAAAGTACTAATCAAAAAAGGGAATTTCGGAGGAGATTGAGGTTTAAAAGGATGCCTAATTTGGTTCAGACGGAGATTCGAATTGTGCCCAGGACGGTTTATTGTTTGGATTCAGTAGAAATAGGAGGGAATGATAATGTAGAGTTTAGCCCTGATTTGGGGGTTTTGGTGCATGTTTATTTGGTGCCAATGGTGGCTAGTCTTGCTTTGGTTGGCTCATGGATGGATGAGCGTTTTCAGCTTGGATTTAGGCCGAAAGCTTTGTGTCTTGGGGTTGGAGGTGGTGCTCTGGTTGGGTTTTTGAAAACACAATTGGATTTTCAGGTTGTTGGTGTTGAGGCTGATGAGGAGGTGTTGAGGGTTGCACAAAAGTATTTTGGATTGGAGGATGGGGATTTTATTCAGATTTGTGTCAGAGATGGTATGGAACTTATGGAGAAACTTGCTCGTGGAGATAGTTATTGCGAAGGAGCTGCTCATATTGATCCTcaatttgatgttattatggTTGATTTGGATTCTAGTGATCTGAGCAATGGTGTTAGTGCTCCCCCCTTGGAATTTGTTAGGAAGGACGTTCTTTTGGCTGCTAGATCACTTCTTTGTGAATCTggaatttttgttattaatgTGATCCCTCCAAGTAGGTTGTTTTATGAGAGGTTGGTACATGATTTTCAGGAGGTTTTTCCTGAGTTATATGAAATAGATGTTGGAAATGGAGAGAACTTTGTTCTAATAGCTAAGACTTTGCCTACTGCATCTTCGATTAGTGAttgtgaaaataattttcttaaaaaactGAGACTCGCAATTTCAGGAGCATATATGGAATCCATGAAGAGAATTTGA